In the Trinickia acidisoli genome, CGTGATGAACACGCTTTTCTTGCCGGCTTTTTGAAACGCGGCGCCGTTGAGGGAGCCGGGGAAGTCGGCCATTACGCCGAAATCGAGCTTGCCGGCGACCATCTCGTTCGTGATCGGCGCGCCCGACGTGAAGTCTTTCCATTGCACGTCGTAGGTCACGTGTGCATATCGGCCAGTATGCGGCAGGTATTTGTCGAGCAGATGCAATTCGCGGATCAGCAGGCCGCCTGCCGCGCAATTGATGGTCGTATCTTGCGTACCGATGGCGACGCGGATCGTTTCGGCGCGGACGGTGCCGACGGTGGCGAGCAGCGCGAGCGCGAGCAGGCCGAAGATCGGATGACGAAGTTTCATGGTGTGCCTGGCTTTGTCGTGTTTCGTTGTAACGGAATCGAGTCGCGCGTCAGCGCAGCAGATACGGAATGTCGACCTTCACGGCGCCCGTCGGGCAATCCTTTTCACACGGCATGCAGTACCAGCATTCGTCGAACTGCATATAGGCCTTGCCTTTCGTCAGGTCGATCGCGAGCAGGTCGAGCGGGCAGACGTCGACGCAGACCGTGCAGCCCTTATCGGCGATGCAGCGCGTTTCGTCGATCGTCACGGGCGCGCTCGTGCGGCTCGCGATGGTTCGTGGCAAGTAGGACACGGTGTGATCTCCTTAGATTGCGGTGGCAGGTGTCCGGATGCGCAGGCGCTCGTAAGCGCCGCGATCGACTTCGTCGAGCGGCACGACATAGGGCTCGACGCGATGTTTCTCGGTCAACATGTGGCCGCGCTCGTCCTTGCGCAGCCACGTGTGGCAGAACCATTCGGCGTCGTTGCGCTGCGGATAGTCGACACGATGGTGGTAGAGTCCCCAGCGGCTTTCCGTGCGAAATAGCGACGCACGTGCTGCCATCTCCGCACAGTCTCTGATTGCGCGCACTTCGGCCGCACGCATCAGTTCGTGCGGGTGCTGCGCCGAAATCGCGTCGATGTCATCGGCGATTTCCTCGAATCGCTCGAGGCCGATCTCCATCTTGCGGGTGACCTTCGGCGGTTGCAGATAATCGTTCACCATGCGGCGCAGCTTGTATTCGACCTGAGCGGGCGGTAGGCCATGCTCACGGTCGAGCGGCGCGTAAATGCGTGCGCGTTCGGCTTCGACTTGAGCCTCGTCGACGCTCGCATGCTCGCGGCCGGCAATATAATCAGCGGCGTTCTGGCCGGCGAACCAACCATAGGTGAACGCGCCGAGCATGTAGTTGTGCGGGACGGCGGCCATGTCGCCCGCCGCATAGAGCCCGGGCACCGTGGTTTCCGCTCGTTCGTTGACGTAGACGCCCGACGCGCTGTGGCCGCTGCAGAACCCGATCTCGGAGATATGCATTTCCACCATCCGTTGCCGGTAGTCGGTGCCGCGTCCGGCGTGAAAGCGGCCGCGGCTCGGCCGCTCGTTCGTGTGGAGAATTTGCTCGATGGTCTGGATCGTTTCTTCCGCGAGATGGTCGAGCTTCAGGAATACGGGACCGTTGCCGCCCTGCAGTTCCTGGTAGAACTCCCACATCATCTGTCCGCTCCAGTAGTCGCATTCGATGAAGCGCTCGCCTTTGCCGTTCGCCGTGAAGCCGCCGAGCGGCCCCGTCACGTACGCACACGCGGGACCGTTGTAGTCCTTGATGAGCGGGTTGATCTGAAAGCATTCGAGGTTCGAGAGCGCCGCACCCGCGTGATAGGCCATCGCGTAGCCGTCGCCGGCATTGGTCGGATTTTCGTAAGTGCCCATCAGATAACCGGACGCGGGCAGACCGAGCCGCCCGGCCGCGCCGCAGCAGAGGACGACGGCCTTCGCGCGGATCACTTGAAACTCGGCCGTCCGGCAGTCGAAGCCGAGTACGCCGCTCACGTGTCCGTTCGAATCGGTCAACAGGCGCGTCGCGACGATTCGGTTCGTGATCGCAATGCGCGAGCGCTTCAATTGCCGATACAGCATCTTCTTGATGTCGTGACCTTCGGGCATGGGCAGAACGTACGATCCCATGTGGTGAACCTTCTTCACCGCATAGTCGCCGTTGCCGTCCTTTTCGAATTTCACGCCCCAGCGGTCGAGTTCTTCGATGGTGGTAAAGCTGTGCTTCGCATAGGCGTAGACGGCCGACTGATCGACGATGCCCTCGTTCGCGAGGGTGATCTCGCGCGTGTATTGCTCGGGCGTGGCGTGGCCGGGAATGATGGCGTTGTTCAGACCATCCATGCCCATCGAGATTGCGCCGCTGCGCTTGACGTGCGCTTTCTCGAGCAAAAGCACCTTGAGTGCGGGGTTGCGCTCCTTGGCCTTGATGGCGGCCATCGGGCCGGCTGTTCCGCCGCCGACAACCACTAGGTCGTATTCGTGGACTTGCGTGTTCATTGCGGGTTTCCCATGTCGTGCTTATCGTGCATGCCGTGCTTATAGTGCTTGCGGTCCGTGTTGTGCCGGCCTGTTGCGATCGGTCCTGAATCGGTACTGAAACGCGTCGCCGCGGAAATAGAGGTGCTCGTAGTCGATCGGCTTGCCCGTCGCGTCGTGGGTGAGGCGATCGACGCGCAGCACCGGGCTGCCTTCCGTGATATGCAGGGCGTCGACGATGTCATCGTCGGCAAGGACGGCGTCGATCGCGATGTCCGCGTGACCGAGCGCGATCGCGCAGTCGTTCTCGAGTACCAGAAAAATGTCGCGTGTCGCGAGGTCGGCATTCATGACGCGTGCGCCGAGATCGCGCGGCAGCCAAGTGATCTCGAGCGATACGGGTTCGCGATTGAGCAGGCGGACCCGACGAATCTGCGTGACGGGCGTGGCGGGCTCGAGGCGAAGGCGCGCGGCGACTTGGCGGTCCGCCTCGACCGTTCGGGCGCTGCGCAACTGGTTGACGATTTCATATCCCATTGACGACATCGCTTCCGCGAAGCCTTGAAGCGAACCGATGTTTTGAAATGCCTTCGGCTTGGATACATACGTGCCTTTGCCATGCAGCTTGAAGAGCAGGCCTTCCTTTTGCAGATCGCCGAGCGCCTGGCGCACCGTAATGCGACTCACGCCGAACGTCGCGCAGAGCTCATGCTCGGACGGCATCTGGCTGAGCGGCGCATACGTGCCGTCGAGGATGCGCGTGCGCAAAATGTCCTTGATTTGGGCATAAAGCGGCGCGGCGGTTAGGGCAATGAGGTTGCTGGCTGGGTTCGTCATGGCTCGACTTGTTATGACAAGCTGCATCGCAGTGTATGGAGGCTGCGTGCCGAGCCAAACCAACTATTTCTGCTATCGATATCGCGACACGGTGTCGCGGCACTGTGATTCGACTCATTCGAATCACTCGAATGGCGCATTGCCTGCCGTGGCGCGAGGTAGCGTTCGAGCGCAGGACGTCGGGTGAATGCGCGCCGCGGACTTTGCTTAGTCGAAAGTATTCGTTCGCTTTCGTTTCCTGGCTTTCGATAATCGTTGTTCGATATGCGTGGACCAAGACGCCCGCGCGATGGACACGACAGGGGATAAACGATGAGCGGACCTCAATCCGGCGCGGCTCATGCCGGGAACGTGAATGGGCACGAAGGCGAGCACAACGCGGGCCGTGACGCGACGCGGCGCGGCTTCTGGCGCGAGTGGACGGCGAAGGAGGATGGGTGGGCGATCTGGATCGGCTTGGGTCTGGTTCTTGTCGCTTACGTCCTTTATGCGAGCGGTACCAGCATCCGTTGGCTCGCCGTGGCACCGGCGCAATGGGCGAGCATCGACAACGCCGCGCATCACTTCGCCGTGCATCTGCCGAACTACATCGCGCTGTTCGTCGTACTCGGCGGACTCTTTTCGATCGCCGTCGCGGCGCTCGGCCAGCGGGTTACGCACTTCATTGCGTCGTTTGCGATCGTGTTCATCGGTTCGGTCGTCATCTTCGAACTCGGCGCGTGGGTCGATGCGTCGAAGTACAACCTCGAGCCGCCGCTCGTCGCGCTTCTTGCGGGTCTTCTGCTGTCGAACTTGTTCAAGCTGCCTGAATGGTTTCATGCGGGGCTGCGCGTTGAGCTTTACATCAAAGTCGGCATCGTGCTGCTCGGCGCGACGTTGCCGTTCACGTTGATCATCTGGGCCGGCCCCGTCGCGGTGGGACAGGCGAGCATCGTGTCGCTGCTGACGTTCTCCACGATATTTTTCGTTGCTTCGGCGCTGGGTCTCGACAAGCGCTTCGCCGCGGTGCTGGGCACGGGCGGCGCGGTGTGCGGCGTATCGGCATCGATTGCGATCGCGGGCGCGGTGCGCGCGAAGCGCGAGCATGCATCGGTTGCGATTACGCTCGTCATCGTCTGGGCCATTGTGATGATCTTCGCGCTGCCGTTCGTGTCGCGTGCGTTCGGCTTGCCGACGGGCATCGCTGGGGCATGGATCGGGACGTCCGAGTTCGCCGATGCCGCCGGTATTGCCGCGGCACAGGCGTACGGCGATTTTGCGAAACATGGGGTCGGTGCGATTGCCGGTGCGCCCGAAGCGTCACTGCAGGCATTCACGTTGATGAAGGTCGTCGGCCGCGATATCTGGATCGGCATTTGGGCATTCGTCCTCTCGATCGTCGCGACGACGCTTTGGGAGCGCGAGGGCGATCTAACCGCGCGGGCGAACGCGAGCGAGATCTGGGCGCGTTTCCCGAAGTTCGTGATCGGCTTCGTCGTCGCGTCGGCGTTCGTCACGTGGGTCGCGAGCGGCCATACGCTCGGCGATTACCGTAAGGTCGTTACGCCGGCATTTACCGCGCCGGTGACGGTGCTGCGCACGTGGGCGTTCATCTTCTGCTTCTTCTCGATCGGATTGACGACGCGCCTGAAGTCGCTGTCCGCGACGGGCGTCAAACCGTTCCTCGCATTCACCACGGGGGTGGTGGTCAACGTGATCGTCGGGTACGTGCTGTCGGTACATGTCTTCGGACACTACTGGGCGGGCCTTGGGCAATGAATACAACTTCTCGTGGTTTCCTGCAGGGCGCATCGTTCGCCTCGCCCGAGTTGCCCGCTTCGCTCGCATTGCAATGCGCCAATTGCATCCATGGCGACCACGATCCGGCCAGCATCGAACGTGCGATCGCAGGGCTCGTTGCATTCGGCTCCGCATACGGATCGAGCATCGCCGACAGCCTGCTCTGTATGGTGCTCGACCGATTCGTGTCGCCGGGCGATTGCTGCTCCGACTTCGCGCCGAAGCAGGCCGGCCGTCAAGTGTGAGCGGGACGGCTGCTCTAACTGCCATTGGTGGAGAGATAAATGCGCACGTGCGGTAGGAACGATTGGCCCCCACGACTCGTGACGGTCCCAGGCCTGCATGGCAGTGAGGACGCTCATTGGCAA is a window encoding:
- a CDS encoding 4Fe-4S dicluster domain-containing protein, with the protein product MSYLPRTIASRTSAPVTIDETRCIADKGCTVCVDVCPLDLLAIDLTKGKAYMQFDECWYCMPCEKDCPTGAVKVDIPYLLR
- a CDS encoding GntR family transcriptional regulator, which translates into the protein MTNPASNLIALTAAPLYAQIKDILRTRILDGTYAPLSQMPSEHELCATFGVSRITVRQALGDLQKEGLLFKLHGKGTYVSKPKAFQNIGSLQGFAEAMSSMGYEIVNQLRSARTVEADRQVAARLRLEPATPVTQIRRVRLLNREPVSLEITWLPRDLGARVMNADLATRDIFLVLENDCAIALGHADIAIDAVLADDDIVDALHITEGSPVLRVDRLTHDATGKPIDYEHLYFRGDAFQYRFRTDRNRPAQHGPQAL
- a CDS encoding fumarate reductase/succinate dehydrogenase flavoprotein subunit, yielding MNTQVHEYDLVVVGGGTAGPMAAIKAKERNPALKVLLLEKAHVKRSGAISMGMDGLNNAIIPGHATPEQYTREITLANEGIVDQSAVYAYAKHSFTTIEELDRWGVKFEKDGNGDYAVKKVHHMGSYVLPMPEGHDIKKMLYRQLKRSRIAITNRIVATRLLTDSNGHVSGVLGFDCRTAEFQVIRAKAVVLCCGAAGRLGLPASGYLMGTYENPTNAGDGYAMAYHAGAALSNLECFQINPLIKDYNGPACAYVTGPLGGFTANGKGERFIECDYWSGQMMWEFYQELQGGNGPVFLKLDHLAEETIQTIEQILHTNERPSRGRFHAGRGTDYRQRMVEMHISEIGFCSGHSASGVYVNERAETTVPGLYAAGDMAAVPHNYMLGAFTYGWFAGQNAADYIAGREHASVDEAQVEAERARIYAPLDREHGLPPAQVEYKLRRMVNDYLQPPKVTRKMEIGLERFEEIADDIDAISAQHPHELMRAAEVRAIRDCAEMAARASLFRTESRWGLYHHRVDYPQRNDAEWFCHTWLRKDERGHMLTEKHRVEPYVVPLDEVDRGAYERLRIRTPATAI
- a CDS encoding YeiH family protein, which produces MSGPQSGAAHAGNVNGHEGEHNAGRDATRRGFWREWTAKEDGWAIWIGLGLVLVAYVLYASGTSIRWLAVAPAQWASIDNAAHHFAVHLPNYIALFVVLGGLFSIAVAALGQRVTHFIASFAIVFIGSVVIFELGAWVDASKYNLEPPLVALLAGLLLSNLFKLPEWFHAGLRVELYIKVGIVLLGATLPFTLIIWAGPVAVGQASIVSLLTFSTIFFVASALGLDKRFAAVLGTGGAVCGVSASIAIAGAVRAKREHASVAITLVIVWAIVMIFALPFVSRAFGLPTGIAGAWIGTSEFADAAGIAAAQAYGDFAKHGVGAIAGAPEASLQAFTLMKVVGRDIWIGIWAFVLSIVATTLWEREGDLTARANASEIWARFPKFVIGFVVASAFVTWVASGHTLGDYRKVVTPAFTAPVTVLRTWAFIFCFFSIGLTTRLKSLSATGVKPFLAFTTGVVVNVIVGYVLSVHVFGHYWAGLGQ